One Paenibacillus sp. FSL W8-0186 genomic window carries:
- a CDS encoding M23 family metallopeptidase, with product MRSRRVRIGAIAAVLATGMLLAGYQYAQAHTVTYYRVMLHDEEIGTIDSEEQLQALYKRKEQEYAEKYPQADMVVNTKGITTVEAKKYKAKIDTEATLDKLYEKLTGYSRGVELKVDGKTIAVVKDQATADAILEQVKGKYIPGTSSNHAASRIKLVSSNPNAAKKQNGVTVESAEIVEDVTQVAVKTDPNKVLSAEEAVQRIVEGSEAAITYVVREGDTISSIAKRYGVTQKELFANNPGVQEKTMQIGTELNVKALKPALTVKTVELVSEEIVTEPEVIIQKNADMKAGQSKVVAEGQSGLKIMEYRLTKENGEVVTEEWLGHEVIKASSPRIIMKGTKIVGEGSGQFAWPVSGARMTSSYGERWGRTHKGVDLVSSNRNILAADEGVVSFAGVKSGYGNVIIINHNNGYETLYGHLSKISVKEGEVVEKGSKIGIMGSTGRSTGTHLHFEIHKNGTVQNPMKYL from the coding sequence ATGCGATCACGCAGAGTCAGAATTGGGGCAATCGCTGCCGTACTTGCAACAGGCATGTTATTGGCTGGTTACCAGTATGCGCAGGCGCATACGGTGACCTATTACCGCGTCATGCTTCATGATGAGGAGATCGGAACGATCGATAGCGAGGAGCAGCTGCAGGCGCTCTACAAGCGCAAAGAGCAGGAGTACGCCGAGAAGTATCCGCAGGCGGATATGGTAGTTAATACGAAGGGCATAACAACGGTCGAGGCGAAGAAGTATAAAGCCAAGATCGATACGGAGGCTACTCTGGACAAGCTGTATGAGAAGCTGACGGGTTATTCCCGCGGGGTAGAGCTGAAGGTCGACGGCAAGACCATTGCGGTCGTGAAGGATCAAGCAACGGCAGACGCGATTCTGGAGCAAGTGAAAGGGAAATACATACCGGGCACTTCATCCAATCATGCGGCTTCTAGAATTAAATTAGTGAGCAGCAATCCGAACGCGGCCAAGAAGCAAAACGGTGTAACCGTGGAATCCGCAGAGATCGTGGAGGACGTAACACAGGTTGCCGTAAAGACGGATCCGAACAAGGTGCTGAGCGCCGAGGAGGCGGTTCAGCGCATCGTAGAGGGCAGTGAGGCAGCGATCACTTATGTCGTTCGCGAAGGGGATACGATCTCATCCATTGCTAAGCGGTACGGGGTGACTCAGAAGGAATTGTTCGCGAATAACCCTGGCGTTCAGGAGAAGACAATGCAGATCGGTACGGAGCTGAACGTAAAAGCGTTGAAGCCTGCTCTGACCGTAAAGACGGTTGAACTGGTATCCGAGGAAATCGTCACCGAACCGGAAGTGATTATTCAGAAAAATGCGGATATGAAAGCCGGTCAGTCCAAGGTTGTAGCGGAAGGGCAAAGCGGTCTGAAGATTATGGAATATCGGCTGACCAAAGAAAATGGCGAGGTGGTCACCGAGGAATGGCTTGGCCATGAGGTCATTAAGGCATCGTCGCCGCGCATCATTATGAAAGGAACGAAGATCGTCGGCGAGGGCAGCGGCCAGTTCGCGTGGCCGGTATCCGGCGCACGAATGACGAGCAGCTACGGCGAGCGTTGGGGCCGAACTCATAAAGGCGTCGATCTGGTCTCCTCGAATCGGAACATTCTTGCCGCGGATGAAGGTGTTGTCAGCTTCGCAGGCGTCAAATCCGGCTATGGCAATGTTATTATTATTAATCATAATAACGGATATGAGACACTGTATGGGCATCTGAGCAAGATCAGTGTCAAGGAAGGCGAGGTCGTCGAGAAAGGTTCGAAAATCGGGATTATGGGCAGCACGGGACGTTCCACCGGTACTCATCTGCATTTTGAAATTCATAAGAACGGTACCGTCCAAAACCCGATGAAATATTTATAG
- a CDS encoding adenylosuccinate synthase, with protein MSTVVVVGTQWGDEGKGKITDYLAESAEVVARYQGGNNAGHTILIDGKKYKLSLIPSGIFYKDKICVIGNGMVVNPAALIEEIHYIHDNGFTTDNLVISDRAHVIMPYHTVLDALEEDRKGPNKIGTTRKGIGPAYMDKAARSGIRIADLLDPEEFETKLRHLMKEKNHIIGQVYNAEPLDVEEVLKQYLEYAEIVRPYVRDTSVILNDAIDAKRKVLFEGAQGVMLDIDQGTYPFVTSSNPSAGGVCIGSGVGPSKIDQVIGVAKAYTTRVGDGPFPTELNDAVGDSIREAGHEYGTVTGRARRVGWFDSVVVRHARRVSGLTGLSLNSLDVLTGLETVKICTGYKYRGEVISHYPASLKMLAECEAVYEELPGWSEDITGVKTLDDLPETTRNYVKRVSELTGIPIAIFSVGRNRDQTNQVLPIYE; from the coding sequence ATGTCAACAGTAGTCGTTGTCGGAACGCAATGGGGAGACGAAGGTAAGGGCAAAATCACCGATTATCTGGCGGAAAGCGCAGAGGTGGTGGCGCGTTACCAAGGCGGAAACAACGCCGGTCACACCATACTTATTGACGGGAAGAAGTACAAACTGAGCTTAATTCCATCGGGTATTTTTTATAAGGACAAAATATGCGTTATCGGTAACGGGATGGTCGTAAATCCGGCAGCCCTTATCGAGGAAATCCATTATATTCATGACAACGGATTTACGACGGACAATCTGGTGATCAGCGATCGCGCGCATGTCATCATGCCTTACCATACGGTCCTGGATGCGCTGGAAGAGGACCGCAAAGGGCCGAACAAGATCGGTACGACTCGTAAAGGGATTGGCCCGGCTTATATGGACAAAGCCGCACGCAGCGGCATTCGGATCGCCGACCTGCTCGATCCCGAGGAGTTCGAGACGAAGCTGCGCCATCTCATGAAGGAGAAGAACCATATTATCGGGCAGGTATATAATGCTGAGCCGCTGGACGTTGAGGAAGTGCTGAAGCAATATTTGGAGTATGCGGAAATCGTCCGGCCGTACGTCCGGGATACATCCGTCATTCTGAATGATGCTATCGACGCGAAGCGCAAAGTGTTGTTTGAGGGCGCCCAAGGCGTCATGCTGGATATCGACCAGGGCACGTATCCGTTTGTGACTTCCTCGAATCCGTCGGCAGGCGGGGTTTGCATTGGCTCCGGCGTTGGCCCGTCGAAGATCGATCAGGTCATAGGCGTGGCGAAAGCCTACACGACCCGTGTCGGCGATGGTCCGTTCCCAACGGAGCTAAACGACGCCGTCGGCGACTCGATCCGCGAGGCCGGGCATGAGTATGGCACCGTAACGGGACGGGCGCGCCGCGTTGGCTGGTTCGACAGCGTCGTCGTACGCCATGCCCGCCGGGTGAGCGGCCTGACCGGCCTGTCCCTGAATTCGCTGGACGTGCTGACCGGCCTGGAGACGGTCAAGATCTGCACCGGTTATAAGTACCGGGGCGAAGTAATCAGCCATTACCCGGCCAGCCTCAAGATGCTTGCAGAGTGCGAAGCGGTCTATGAGGAACTCCCAGGCTGGTCCGAGGACATCACCGGGGTGAAAACGCTCGATGATCTGCCGGAAACGACGCGGAATTACGTAAAGCGGGTATCCGAGCTGACAGGCATTCCAATCGCGATCTTCTCCGTGGGACGAAACCGCGATCAGACAAACCAAGTGCTGCCGATTTATGAATAA
- the dnaB gene encoding replicative DNA helicase, translating into MAGDQFFDRIPPQNLEAEQAVLGAILLQSEALITAMERVRTEDFYDPPHQLIYEAMVQLGEESQPIDLVTLTSKLQDRGELEDIGGVSYLAKLANAVPTAANVDYYARIIEEKSMLRRLIRTATQIVSEGYAGGEDVGGLLSDAERKILEISNSRSGSGFIAIRDVLMEVFEKVEELHQNRGNTTGIPSGFVDLDRMTSGFQRNDLIIVAARPSVGKTAFALNIAQNVAVRAKETVAIFSLEMSAAQLVQRMICAEANLDAGVMRTGDFKNDDDWSKLTMGIAALSESEIYIDDTPGVTVADIRAKCRRLKKEKGLGMIVIDYLQLIHGRGKPGENRQQEVSEISRTLKQIARELEVPVIALSQLSRGVEQRQDKRPMMSDLRESGSIEQDADIVAFLYRDDYYNQETEKKNIIEIIIAKQRNGPVGTVELVFLKNFNKFANYERAHTDAFAG; encoded by the coding sequence ATGGCGGGAGATCAATTTTTCGACCGTATTCCCCCGCAGAATCTTGAAGCGGAGCAGGCGGTGCTTGGGGCAATACTGCTGCAGTCGGAAGCGCTGATTACCGCCATGGAGCGGGTGCGGACGGAAGATTTCTATGATCCTCCTCACCAATTAATCTATGAAGCCATGGTGCAGCTTGGCGAGGAAAGTCAGCCGATCGACCTGGTTACGCTAACCTCGAAGCTTCAAGATCGGGGGGAGCTGGAGGATATCGGCGGAGTCAGTTATCTGGCGAAGCTGGCTAACGCGGTGCCTACGGCGGCTAACGTCGACTACTACGCTCGCATCATAGAAGAGAAGTCCATGCTTCGCCGGCTTATCCGTACGGCTACGCAAATCGTTAGCGAGGGTTATGCGGGCGGTGAAGATGTCGGCGGCCTGCTGAGCGATGCGGAGCGGAAAATCCTCGAAATTTCCAACAGCCGTTCCGGCAGCGGCTTTATTGCAATACGCGATGTTTTGATGGAAGTGTTCGAAAAAGTGGAGGAGCTGCACCAAAATCGGGGCAATACCACGGGAATCCCTTCGGGCTTCGTCGATCTCGACCGGATGACGTCCGGCTTCCAGCGGAATGACCTGATTATCGTAGCGGCTCGTCCATCTGTCGGTAAGACGGCGTTTGCCCTGAACATTGCCCAGAACGTGGCCGTTCGGGCCAAAGAGACCGTCGCCATCTTCAGTCTGGAGATGTCGGCGGCTCAGCTCGTTCAGCGGATGATTTGCGCGGAGGCGAATCTGGACGCGGGAGTCATGCGGACAGGGGACTTCAAAAACGACGACGATTGGTCCAAACTGACGATGGGGATTGCCGCATTGTCGGAATCGGAAATTTACATCGATGATACGCCTGGGGTAACGGTAGCCGATATTCGGGCGAAGTGCCGCCGGCTCAAGAAGGAGAAAGGCCTTGGCATGATCGTGATCGACTACCTGCAGCTGATCCATGGGCGCGGCAAGCCGGGGGAGAACCGGCAGCAGGAGGTATCGGAAATATCGCGTACGCTGAAGCAAATCGCCCGTGAGCTTGAGGTTCCGGTCATCGCCTTGTCCCAGCTTAGCCGGGGCGTAGAGCAGCGGCAGGACAAGCGGCCAATGATGTCCGACTTGCGGGAGTCGGGTTCGATTGAGCAGGATGCGGATATCGTCGCATTCTTGTACCGGGATGATTACTACAATCAGGAGACGGAGAAAAAGAACATCATCGAGATTATCATTGCCAAACAGCGTAACGGCCCGGTCGGTACCGTAGAGCTGGTATTCTTGAAGAACTTCAATAAGTTTGCGAATTACGAACGCGCGCATACTGACGCGTTTGCGGGGTAA